A part of Desulfotomaculum nigrificans DSM 574 genomic DNA contains:
- a CDS encoding SWIM zinc finger family protein, producing the protein MPGLSRATPKIFINRRERGFGVRLIKIFSTFRLPPPPLTAPAPAPLCGKKNGRLSSMLRKVLSKVEEGRFARALVGLQQGWQFEVKHRVFVQRGVDVSGYVKYAGKKYGVTLQPTGCFCSCEDALVRKVLCKHIAFVAMAELAYYAAERSAHRQPEEVRPT; encoded by the coding sequence ATGCCGGGCCTATCAAGGGCCACTCCGAAAATTTTTATTAACCGAAGGGAGCGGGGCTTTGGGGTCCGGTTAATAAAAATTTTCTCCACTTTCCGGCTGCCGCCTCCACCCTTGACAGCCCCGGCACCGGCTCCGTTATGTGGCAAGAAAAACGGGAGGTTATCAAGTATGTTGAGAAAAGTGCTGTCTAAGGTAGAAGAAGGTAGGTTCGCCCGCGCCCTGGTGGGCCTGCAGCAAGGCTGGCAGTTTGAAGTCAAGCACCGGGTGTTTGTCCAGCGTGGGGTGGATGTGTCCGGCTACGTCAAATATGCAGGCAAGAAGTACGGCGTCACCCTTCAGCCCACTGGCTGCTTTTGCAGCTGCGAGGATGCCCTGGTGAGAAAGGTGCTGTGCAAGCACATCGCCTTCGTGGCGATGGCCGAGCTGGCCTACTACGCCGCCGAGCGCAGCGCCCACCGCCAGCCGGAGGAGGTACGGCCCACCTAG